From Camelina sativa cultivar DH55 chromosome 20, Cs, whole genome shotgun sequence, the proteins below share one genomic window:
- the LOC104769605 gene encoding uncharacterized protein At5g39865-like, with product MAGLEKNSDFSGKTKSSTTSTFFNRSLTIHGRTAADSNPKPHNLNPSLNRTTSITKFYTPVESVSTSLKGKVKNLCKLFEASKPSKPSPPPEIPQKQKSGKSLLSESRISPFSTLNNSVIRLPGTEDRIVVYFTSLRGIRRTFEDCYAVRMIFRGFRVWIDERDVSMDIAYRKELQIAMGEKSVSLPQVFIMGKYVGGADVVKSLFEIGELAKILKEFPMRQPGFVCNCCGDIRFVPCSNCSGSKKLFDEDEDRLKRCPDCNENGLIRCPHCSS from the coding sequence ATGGCGGGATTGGAGAAAAACTCTGATTTCTCAGGGAAGACGAAATCGTCAACCACGTCGACGTTCTTCAACAGGTCCCTTACAATTCACGGGAGGACAGCGGCGgattcaaaccctaaaccccacaATCTCAACCCTTCTCTTAACCGTACAACCTCAATCACCAAATTCTACACCCCCGTAGAATCAGTAAGCACTTCTCTCAAAGGAAAAGTCAAAAACCTCTGTAAACTGTTCGAGGCTTCGAAACCTTCGAAACCATCTCCTCCACCTGAGATTCCTCAGAAACAGAAATCAGGGAAATCGCTTTTATCAGAATCGCGTATATCGCCGTTTTCGACGTTAAACAACTCTGTGATACGTCTCCCAGGGACAGAGGATAGGATTGTGGTGTATTTCACTAGCTTGAGAGGGATTAGGAGAACGTTTGAGGATTGTTATGCTGTGAGGATGATCTTTAGAGGGTTTCGTGTTTGGATCGATGAGCGTGATGTCTCCATGGATATAGCTTACAGGAAAGAGTTGCAGATTGCAATGGGTGAAAAGAGTGTGTCTTTGCCTCAGGTGTTTATTATGGGGAAGTATGTTGGTGGTGCTGATGTGGTCAAGAGTTTGTTTGAGATTGGTGAGCTTGCTAAGATTCTTAAAGAGTTTCCTATGAGACAACCAGGGTTTGTTTGCAATTGTTGTGGGGATATTAGATTTGTTCCTTGTTCCAATTGTAGTGGTAGCAAGAAACTGtttgatgaggatgaagatagACTCAAGAGGTGTCCTGACTGCAATGAGAATGGTTTGATTCGTTGTCCTCATTGTTCATCTTGA